Proteins encoded in a region of the Apostichopus japonicus isolate 1M-3 chromosome 19, ASM3797524v1, whole genome shotgun sequence genome:
- the LOC139960478 gene encoding uncharacterized protein isoform X1, with product MVAYHLLHRSIHILQDFEQMYGDQVANNFLMKWEGTFPLHLEVHSMYSPTQLCGTFGLNLKKQKSLRNMHPGTVSLHWFTYCRLSTQGKVENAVEMTMSVTSSPGNQSEQMWKNMQRKANSAENSHTSWPLEAM from the exons ATGGTAGCCTACCACTTACTTCATAGGTCTATTCAC ATTTTGCAAGACTTTGAGCAGATGTATGGAGATCAGGTCGCCAAtaactttttgatgaaatgggAGGGTACATTCCCGCTTCATTTGGAAGTACATAGCATGTACTCACCAACTCAGCTCTGCGGGACCTTCGGtttgaatttgaagaaacagaaaagtcTGAGG aACATGCATCCAGGTACGGTCTCTTTGCATTGGTTCACCTATTGCCGTCTTTCAACACAAGGAAAAGTAGAAAATGCAGTCGAGATGACAATGTCCGTTACTTCATCGCCTGGCAACCA ATCGGAACAAATGTGGAAGAATATGCAAAGAAAAGCCAACTCAGCAGAAAACAGCCACACCTCTTGGCCATTGGAAGCAATGTGA
- the LOC139960372 gene encoding galanin receptor type 1-like, with translation MDNLINHNATSPEEEESVEFPWRQITIAVTFAIIMIVGLIGNALVIIIACKKPVAARSSTGIFILNLSLSDLLFLLFCSPFTATVLTMKYWIFGRLLCKLWNFVIQSSMLASIYTLVILSFDRYFKLVRKPSNRLGNKWGIIIVVFIWIVAAGFSSPCLIVFDITQVNNTSKFLCYDSLWTDPARQKPRYLLFVAMVGYVVPLMLLTFTYASIMKATWKVSNIGSSNCVKRSRKQVTVIISVLVLAFGVSWLPHNIFNVWIALAKDKFPWTQFTFRFKVISWCLTSLHTCLNPVVYCLMSRLFRHAAKEVVTECGKGDCSMPGVTYERQIPAHPCHTLSRLSARYKHRPLFYI, from the coding sequence ATGGATAACTTGATAAATCATAACGCGACCTCTCCCGAGGAGGAGGAATCGGTGGAGTTTCCGTGGAGACAAATCACGATCGCTGTCACCTTTgctattattatgattgttggtttaatcggtaacgcactggTGATAATTATAGCCTGCAAGAAACCGGTAGCAGCACGGTCCAGCACCGGTATTTTTATCCTTAATCTCAGTTTAtctgatttattatttttacttttctgCTCTCCTTTCACCGCCACCGTCCTAACCATGAAGTACTGGATATTTGGACGATTGTTGTGTAAATTGTGGAACTTTGTGATACAATCATCAATGTTAGCAAGTATTTACACACTCGTCATCTTGTCTTTTGACCGATATTTTAAGCTTGTCAGAAAACCGTCAAACCGGCTCGGTAATAAATGGGGTATTATAATCGTGGTGTTTATTTGGATCGTAGCAGCTGGATTCTCAAGTCCTTGTTTGATAGTATTTGATATAACACAGGTTAATAATACCAGCAAGTTTCTATGTTACGATTCTTTATGGACAGACCCAGCAAGACAGAAACCGAGATATTTGTTATTCGTGGCTATGGTGGGTTACGTTGTACCATTAATGTTATTAACTTTTACGTATGCATCTATAATGAAAGCAACATGGAAGGTATCCAATATTGGTTCTAGTAATTGTGTAAAACGATCCCGTAAACAGGTCACCGTTATAATAAGCGTTTTGGTTCTAGCCTTTGGAGTTAGCTGGCTGCCGCATAACATCTTCAATGTTTGGATTGCACTAGCCAAAGACAAATTTCCTTGGACTCAATTTACTTTTCGATTCAAGGTAATCAGTTGGTGCCTGACGTCACTGCACACTTGCTTAAACCCGGTCGTTTATTGTTTAATGTCACGATTGTTTCGTCATGCTGCCAAGGAAGTTGTGACAGAGTGTGGAAAAGGGGACTGTTCGATGCCAGGAGTTACCTACGAGAGGCAAATTCCAGCACACCCATGTCACACATTAAGCCGTTTATCCGCCAGATACAAACACAGACCACTCTTCTACATATAA
- the LOC139960316 gene encoding uncharacterized protein, translated as MEDSQIRALERCLDGLTQILEIDDVMPRLIEDDVMQDRDIERLEAKKSKNERVHAFVFILQTKGRNAFQVFIGALSEHAQYQMLAKKLEEQAKIVPRNLKGPPVAARPPSVLVAKEKGHPKPVAPRRKPVLRPRPTGTPVPRPRSIPAQQPGADSNSNLGGVAVSHQNSKSDSNSVNKTSNSSHKTESKNCTEIARELKQRHLKPVLEEIANCKFAELECAKETVLKEYDEEANGPDKEEVKEELRLDMNTNIRLSEIAVADFAYSDAIGKYRDMLHNIVVEARFDSEEIQRKFAAVDQEVLNEYQSRCKGINPEKIQTNESILRSNMEDKKEHFLLVNSTLSHAFCENLRSSIVARASTECAQYLADHSVMSLHEQLDIISKLKEIKSKHLSEFDAKAKGPTKLEVRRHCCREMENDVLRMQMAMSDNTLTMAIKMYHTKMKDIADQLPLEENDLTRQHDQAASLVRGLINDRLRGFDERALSGPKQIMEALTEYPEAQLTNANYNKSLKQCQDLTTEIIKQIRHSSDDLIPILNIERGGQLEKFDKLKEDGLKMYDAQAKGPGREAFRLICEEGIDGCLRPRKKYLLLSKVQLMN; from the exons ATGGAAGATTCTCAGATACGAGCACTGGAACGGTGCTTGGATGGGCTGACCCAGATACTGGAGATCGATGACGTAATGCCACGTCTCATTGAGGATGACGTCATGCAGGATAGAGATATCGAGAGATTGGAAGCAAAAAAATCGAAGAACGAACGAGTCCACGCGTTCGTCTTTATTCTACAGACGAAAGGCAGGAATGCATTCCAGGTTTTCATTGGTGCGTTATCCGAGCATGCGCAGTACCAGATGCTAGCAAAGAAGCTCGAAGAGCAAGCTAAAATCGTTCCAAGAAATTTGAAAG GACCACCTGTTGCAGCTCGTCCGCCCTCTGTTCTCGTAGCAAAGGAGAAGGGCCACCCTAAACCAGTAGCCCCAAGACGTAAGCCAGTTCTTCGTCCGAGGCCCACAGGAACTCCGGTACCAAGACCTCGATCAATCCCTGCACAGCAACCAGGAGCGGACTCTAATTCGAATCTAGGAGGCGTTGCAGTATCTCATCAAAATAGCAAATCAGATTCAAATTCAGTCAATAAAACATCAAATTCGAGCCACAAAACCGAATCAAAAAACTGTACGGAAATAGCGAGAGAACTTAAACAGCGCCATCTTAAACCAGTTTTGGAGGAGATCGCAAATTGCAAGTTTGCAGAATTAGAATGCGCAAAGGAAACCGTTCTGAAAGAATACGACGAGGAAGCCAACGGCCCGGACAAAGAAGAAGTGAAGGAAGAACTACGGTTGGACATGAACACAAACATACGTCTTTCTGAAATAGCGGTGGCCGATTTCGCTTATTCCGATGCTATCGGCAAATATCGCGATATGTTGCACAACATCGTGGTAGAGGCACGATTTGATTCCGAAGAGATCCAGAGGAAATTTGCAGCCGTCGACCAGGAAGTACTAAATGAATATCAAAGTCGCTGTAAAGGAATAAATCCAGAGAAGATACAAACAAATGAATCGATTTTAAGATCCAATATGGAAGACAAGAAAGAACACTTCTTACTCGTGAACTCCACCCTATCTCACGCATTTTGCGAAAACCTGCGCTCAAGTATTGTGGCACGCGCGAGCACCGAATGTGCGCAATACCTCGCAGACCATTCCGTAATGAGCTTGCATGAGCAACTTGACATTATCTCTAAACTGAAAGAGATAAAATCAAAACATCTGAGCGAGTTCGATGCGAAAGCTAAGGGTCCGACAAAACTGGAGGTGAGACGTCACTGTTGTCGTGAAATGGAAAACGACGTACTCCGCATGCAGATGGCCATGAGTGATAATACTCTAACCATGGCTATAAAGATGTATCATACAAAGATGAAGGACATTGCGGACCAGCTACCCTTGGAAGAAAATGATCTTACTCGACAGCATGACCAAGCTGCGTCATTGGTCCGAGGTTTAATTAACGACAGACTACGAGGTTTTGATGAACGGGCCCTGTCGGGACCCAAACAGATTATGGAAGCCTTAACGGAATATCCCGAGGCCCAGTTAACCAACGCTAATTATAATAAATCACTCAAACAATGCCAAGATCTCACGActgaaataataaaacaaatacgCCATTCTTCAGATGATTTAATACCTATTCTAAATATAGAGAGAGGTGGTCAGTTGGAAAAGTTTGATAAGTTGAAGGAAGACGGATTAAAAATGTACGACGCCCAAGCTAAAGGACCAGGCAGAGAAGCTTTTAGACTGATTTGTGAGGAGGGAATAGACGGATGTTTGAgaccaagaaaaaaatatctcctTCTTTCAAAAGTTCAACTTATGAACTGA
- the LOC139960478 gene encoding uncharacterized protein isoform X2 — translation MILQDFEQMYGDQVANNFLMKWEGTFPLHLEVHSMYSPTQLCGTFGLNLKKQKSLRNMHPGTVSLHWFTYCRLSTQGKVENAVEMTMSVTSSPGNQSEQMWKNMQRKANSAENSHTSWPLEAM, via the exons ATG ATTTTGCAAGACTTTGAGCAGATGTATGGAGATCAGGTCGCCAAtaactttttgatgaaatgggAGGGTACATTCCCGCTTCATTTGGAAGTACATAGCATGTACTCACCAACTCAGCTCTGCGGGACCTTCGGtttgaatttgaagaaacagaaaagtcTGAGG aACATGCATCCAGGTACGGTCTCTTTGCATTGGTTCACCTATTGCCGTCTTTCAACACAAGGAAAAGTAGAAAATGCAGTCGAGATGACAATGTCCGTTACTTCATCGCCTGGCAACCA ATCGGAACAAATGTGGAAGAATATGCAAAGAAAAGCCAACTCAGCAGAAAACAGCCACACCTCTTGGCCATTGGAAGCAATGTGA
- the LOC139960317 gene encoding uncharacterized protein gives MEDSRALSEHAQHQMLEKKLGEQAKIVPRNLKGPPVAARPPSVLVAKEKGHPKPVAPRRKPVLRPRPPGTPVPRPRSLPPQQPGADSNSNLGGVAVSHQNSKSRSNSVSTTSNSSHKTESNSCTEIARELKQRHLKPVLEEIANCNFAELERTKETVLKEYDEEASGPDKKEVREELQLDINTEMPVADFACSDAIGKYRDMLHNIVVEARYDSEEIQRKFAAVDQEVLNEYQSRCKGINPEKIQTNESILRSNMEDKKEHFLLVNSTLSHAFCENLRSNIVARASTECVQYLADHSVSSLHEQLDIISKLKEIKSKHLSEFDAKAKGPTKLEVRSHCCREMENEVFRIQMAMSGDTLTMAIKMYHTKMKDIADQLPLEENDLTRQHKQAASLVRTLFNDRLRGFDERAISGPKQIMEALTEYPEAQLTNANYHKSLEQCQDLTTEIIKQIRHSTDGPIRKIERGGQLQKFNRLKEDGLKRYDAQAKGPGREAFRLICEEGIDGLLRSRKKYHRL, from the exons ATGGAAGATTCTCGTGCGTTATCCGAGCATGCGCAGCACCAGATGCTAGAAAAGAAACTCGGGGAGCAAGCTAAAATCGTTCCAAGAAATTTGAAGG GACCACCTGTTGCAGCTCGTCCGCCCTCTGTTCTCGTAGCAAAGGAGAAGGGCCATCCTAAACCAGTAGCCCCAAGACGAAAGCCAGTTCTTCGTCCGAGGCCCCCAGGAACTCCGGTACCAAGACCTCGATCACTCCCTCCACAGCAACCAGGAGCGGACTCTAATTCCAATCTAGGAGGCGTTGCAGTATCTCATCAAAATAGCAAATCACGTTCAAATTCAGTCAGTACAACATCCAATTCGAGCCACAAAACCGAATCAAACAGCTGTACGGAAATAGCGAGAGAACTTAAACAGCGCCATCTTAAACCAGTTTTGGAGGAGATTGCAAATTGCAATTTTGCAGAATTAGAACGCACGAAGGAAACCGTTCTGAAAGAATACGACGAGGAAGCCAGCGGCCCGGACAAAAAAGAAGTGAGGGAAGAACTACAGTTGGACATAAATACCGAAATGCCGGTGGCCGATTTCGCTTGTTCCGATGCTATCGGCAAATATCGAGATATGTTGCACAACATCGTGGTAGAGGCACGATATGATTCTGAAGAGATCCAGAGGAAATTTGCTGCCGTCGACCAGGAAGTACTAAATGAATATCAAAGTCGCTGTAAAGGAATAAATCCAGAGAAGATACAAACAAATGAATCGATTTTAAGATCCAATATGGAAGACAAGAAAGAACACTTCTTACTCGTGAACTCCACCCTATCTCACGCTTTTTGCGAAAACCTGCGCTCAAATATTGTGGCACGCGCGAGCACCGAATGTGTGCAATATCTCGCAGACCATTCCGTATCGAGCTTGCATGAGCAACTTGACATTATCTCTAAACTGAAAGAGATAAAATCAAAACATCTGAGCGAGTTTGATGCGAAGGCTAAGGGTCCGACAAAACTGGAGGTGAGAAGTCACTGTTGTCGTGAAATGGAAAACGAAGTATTCCGCATTCAGATGGCCATGAGTGGTGACACTCTAACCATGGCTATAAAGATGTATCATACAAAGATGAAGGACATTGCGGACCAGCTACCCTTGGAAGAAAATGATCTTACTCGACAGCATAAACAAGCTGCGTCATTGGTCCGAACATTATTCAACGACAGACTACGAGGTTTTGATGAACGGGCCATATCGGGGCCCAAACAGATTATGGAAGCCTTAACGGAATATCCCGAGGCCCAGTTAACCAACGCTAATTAtcataaatcacttgaacaatGCCAAGATCTCACGActgaaataataaaacaaatacgaCATTCTACAGATGGTCCTATTCGAAAAATAGAGAGAGGTGGTCAGTTGCAAAAGTTTAATAGGTTGAAGGAAGACGGATTAAAAAGGTACGACGCCCAAGCTAAAGGACCAGGCAGAGAAGCTTTTCGACTAATTTGTGAGGAGGGCATAGACGGACTTTTGAGATCAAGAAAGAAATATCACCGTCTTTGA
- the LOC139960478 gene encoding uncharacterized protein isoform X3, protein MYGDQVANNFLMKWEGTFPLHLEVHSMYSPTQLCGTFGLNLKKQKSLRNMHPGTVSLHWFTYCRLSTQGKVENAVEMTMSVTSSPGNQSEQMWKNMQRKANSAENSHTSWPLEAM, encoded by the exons ATGTATGGAGATCAGGTCGCCAAtaactttttgatgaaatgggAGGGTACATTCCCGCTTCATTTGGAAGTACATAGCATGTACTCACCAACTCAGCTCTGCGGGACCTTCGGtttgaatttgaagaaacagaaaagtcTGAGG aACATGCATCCAGGTACGGTCTCTTTGCATTGGTTCACCTATTGCCGTCTTTCAACACAAGGAAAAGTAGAAAATGCAGTCGAGATGACAATGTCCGTTACTTCATCGCCTGGCAACCA ATCGGAACAAATGTGGAAGAATATGCAAAGAAAAGCCAACTCAGCAGAAAACAGCCACACCTCTTGGCCATTGGAAGCAATGTGA